One stretch of Gambusia affinis linkage group LG05, SWU_Gaff_1.0, whole genome shotgun sequence DNA includes these proteins:
- the LOC122831053 gene encoding nephrin-like gives MVCVNQSVIDIFHVYDLLQLSVSFHVSADAGFSHPDPPSSFSLVSVTHDSVTLEWIPGFNGGLQQRYRIRYIWDQSVSFLYVDVVPPDTTTFTVTGLQSQTTYNFSVNALNSIGESGYADDGAVLTITTEVKKDIEEDQPDDKTQPPSGLPTHLTVAFTVVFGVLLVLNSLGCFFGRKWKNRRDKTKAERDSVVNGQKSEEDVSSQSTSNSNKYESREKINTGAQRTLLVDTGSETESNVYESYTAFQEESHYYYPTGDYKPYHGPHPEDRRGLGGVPVNFESHLYEDVSDRRVCQDTLASSLPAYRPLFSDHRLNRQAEDWRSPTDPQGIKRDEQFMNNQQPERDYDLPFELRGELV, from the exons ATGGTATGTGTCAACCAATCAGTGATTGACATTTTCCATGTGTATGACTTGCTTCAGCTGAGTGTCAGCTTCCACGTGTCAGCTGATGCGGGCTTCt CTCACCCAGATCCACCTTCGTCATTTAGTCTAGTCAGTGTTACCCATGACTCCGTCACTCTAGAGTGGATCCCTGGCTTTAATGGGGGTTTGCAGCAGAGATATCGCATACG ATACATCTGGGACCAGTCTGTCAGCTTCCTGTATGTAGATGTCGTTCCCCCTGATACAACAACCTTCACCGTTACCGGTCTGCAGTCGCAGACCACCTACAACTTCTCAGTTAATGCCCTAAACTCCATAGGAGAGAGTGGCTATGCTGACGACGGTGCAGTACTGACCATCACCACTGAGG TGAAGAAAGATATAGAAGAGGATCAACCGGATGATAAAACACAGC CTCCGAGTGGCCTGCCAACCCATTTGACTGTGGCCTTCACAGTGGTGTTCGGAGTCCTGCTGGTGTTGAATTCGCTGGGCTGTTTCTTTGGGCGGAAGTGGAAAAACAGGCGTGACAAAACAA AGGCAGAAAGGGACAGTGTGGTGAATGGACAGAAGAGTGAAGAGGATGT GTCAAGTCAATCAACCAGCAACTCCAATAAGTACGAGAGCAGAGAAAAAATCAACACCGGAGCCCAACGCACCCTCCTCGTTGACACTGGATCTGAAACAGAGAGCAACGTCTACGAGAGCTACACAGCG TTTCAGGAAGAGTCCCATTATTATTATCCTACTGGTGACTATAAACCCTACCATGGTCCACATCCTGAGGACAGACGTGGCCTTG GTGGCGTTCCTGTGAACTTTGAAAGCCATTTGTATGAAGACGTGAGTGACAGAAGAGTGTGTCAGGACACACTGGCTTCCTCTCTTCCTGCCTACCGTCCACTTTTCTCTGATCACAGACTGAACCGGCAAGCAGAGGACTGGAGGTCACCAACCGACCCTCAg GGTATCAAGAGAGACGAGCAGTTCATGAATAATCAACAACCAGAGCGGGATTATGATCTACCCTTCGAGTTGCGAGGAGAATTAGTCTAG